A portion of the Theropithecus gelada isolate Dixy unplaced genomic scaffold, Tgel_1.0 HiC_scaffold_16153, whole genome shotgun sequence genome contains these proteins:
- the LOC112617397 gene encoding guanine nucleotide exchange factor DBS-like — protein sequence EMLKYSKNCEGAEDLQEALSSILGILKAVNDSMHLIAITGYDGNLGDLGKLLMQGSFSVWTDHKRGHTKVKELARFKPMQRHLFLHEKAVLFCKKREENGEGYEKAPSYSYKQSLNMAAVGITENVKGDAKKFEIWYNAREEVYIVQAPTPEIKAAWVNEIRKVLTSQLQACREASQHRALEQSQSLPLPAPTSTSPSRGNSRNLKKLEERKTDPLSLEGYVSSAPLPKPPEKGKDDTVTSSASESSALSRKRFTLQGFANLKGQKASPTSPDKKAKRHEVKSDPTPFGLRGWSKTSHSLEAPEDDGGWSSAEEQVNSSDAEEDGGLGLKKL from the exons GAAATGCTGAAATACAGCAAGAACTGCGAGGGGGCTGAGGACCTGCAGGAGGCGCTGAGCTCCATCCTGGGCATCCTGAAGGCCGTGAATGACTCCATGCACCTCATTGCCATCACCGGCTATGAC GGGAATCTCGGCGACCTGGGCAAGCTGCTGATGCAGGGCTCGTTCAGCGTCTGGACCGACCACAAGAGGGGCCACACCAAGGTGAAGGAGCTGGCCAGGTTCAAGCCCATGCAGCGGCACCTGTTCCTGCACGAGAAGGCGGTGCTCTTCTGTAAGAAGCGGGAGGAGAACGGGGAGGGGTACGAGAAAGCCCCCTCCTACAGCTACAAGCAGTCCTTAAAC ATGGCTGCCGTCGGCATTACGGAGAACGTGAAGGGAGATGCTAAGAAGTTCGAGATCTGGTACAACGCGCGTGAGGAGGTCTACATCGTCCAG GCACCAACTCCTGAGATTAAGGCCGCGTGGGTGAATGAAATTCGGAAAGTGCTGACCAGCCAGCTGCAGGCTTGTCGAG AAGCCAGCCAGCACCGGGCACTGGAGCAGTCGCAGAGCCTGCCCCTGCCGGCCCCGACCAGCACCAG TCCCTCGAGAGGAAACTCAAGGAACCTCAAAAAGTTGGAAGAAAGGAAAACGGACCCCCTGAGCCTGGAGGGATATGTCAGTTCAGCACCACTGCCAAAGCCCCCCGAAAAGGGCAAAG ATGACACGGTCACTAGCTCTGCCTCAGAAAGCTCTGCGCTTTCCAGAAAGCGCTTTACCCTGCAGGGCTTTGCTAACCTCAAAGGTCAGAAAG CTTCTCCTACCAGTCCTGACAAAAAAGCCAAGCGGCACGAAGTAAAGAGCGACCCGACTCCTTTTGGTTTGCGAG GTTGGAGCAAAACTTCCCACTCACTGGAGGCACCTGAGGACGATGGGGGCTGGTCAAGTGCAGAAGAGCAGG